A genomic stretch from Telopea speciosissima isolate NSW1024214 ecotype Mountain lineage chromosome 7, Tspe_v1, whole genome shotgun sequence includes:
- the LOC122667539 gene encoding protein FAR1-RELATED SEQUENCE 5-like isoform X2 — protein MVSLASSVEMEEYDTVRSTWLYMETEDVYGSEELSDLEKAIEADAAELVPQLEDGGAETQQSATSEHLHSDDEGIEDAIDFGEENDQQPNSGSASKDASEAGTTCGSTDETEILPYVGMKFVDLKAAYAFYTNYARIKGFGVRIDRTHLSRKRESDGSRQVLSKRFVCYKEGFRNDNDKRQKGKEVRHRTEVRVGCPAFIVVKSSSDGWVVDKFEANHNHPMVFPGQTIKLLYFGEENDQQPNSDSASKDASEAGTSIGKVDIKEILPHIGMKFVDLKAAYSFYSNYARMIGFGVRIDRTNLSRKREPDGSRQVLSKRFVCYKEGFRNDNHKRYRGKEVRHRAEVRIGCPAFIVVKAAADGWVIDKFEPNHNHPMIFPGQTFRLRSPQHLMDKSYIRRNERKMIAEDCQAVLTYFDSMQVRDPGFIYSIKISDDGMVSGIFWADSIARSAYEVFGDVVVFDTTYKTNRYKWPFGLFTGVNHNAQSVLFGCGLVANETKESFEWLFKAWMNAMGDKTPKAIITDECTGIIPAVGSVFPQTVHRLCSWNVSKHALEHLGALWYQHPDFKKDWKECIYRSWTKEDFLARWEAMMMKYNLKNHSWLSDKFAQKEYWVPCYLRGSFFAGLSSTRRSEGMNSYFQGYFKDTMSLCRFVKQYERAVTRRREKEADAEFKTFPQLPRLSSQSPLEEHAGKVYTKRVFEIFKKHFNASLSLSAHEELAKGPVRKFKVGPFKVPTEQRCMVEYNSLEEEVHCSCHMFEFMGLVCKHMLKVLQMIDRDNIPSKYILFRWTNEARPGLPVVNIPDIAPTTITRSSVSGLSHAIRNMMAMACSSPECCEVATGTLHGLIEKLVPMVQNATGVGVSDSTIGTQKSTVESLPVAHEHLKTLPPPVDPGLPSQVHQKNPMEQSIEKGKSRCSICRGIGHNKTKCEAVNKETGEPGLKRGLAVDKEPSETCHLFIRF, from the exons ATGGTCTCTTTAGCTTCATCCGTAGAGATGGAGGAATATGACACGGTTAGGAGTACCTGGTTGTACATGGAAACAG AGGATGTATATGGTAGTGAAGAACTGTCAGATTTGGAGAAAGCAATTGAAGCTGATGCTGCGGAGTTGGTGCCTCAACTAGAAGATGGGGGCGCTGAGACACAACAATCTGCAACCTCTGAGCATTTGcatagtgatgatgagggtATAGAGGATGCGATTGATTTTGGAGAAGAGAATGACCAGCAGCCTAACAGTGGCAGTGCTTCTAAGGATGCAAGCGAAGCAGGAACAACCTGTGGAAGCACTGATGAAACAGAGATATTGCCTTATGTTGGGATGAAATTTGTTGACTTAAAAGCAGCCTATGCTTTCTACACTAATTATGCCAGGATAAAAGGTTTTGGTGTTCGTATAGATCGGACACATCTATCAAGGAAAAGGGAGTCAGATGGTTCAAGGCAGGTTCTGTCAAAGAGGTTTGTATGTTATAAAGAAGGTTTTCGAAATGACAACGACAAGCGACAAAAGGGGAAAGAGGTGCGTCACCGGACAGAGGTTAGAGTTGGTTGTCCTGCATTTATCGTGGTTAAATCATCTTCTGATGGTTGGGTAGTTGACAAATTTGAAGCAAATCACAATCACCCAATGGTTTTTCCAGGCCAAACAATCAAACTCCTATATTTTGGAGAAGAGAATGACCAGCAACCTAACAGTGACAGTGCTTCTAAGGATGCAAGCGAAGCAGGAACATCCATTGGGAAGGTTGATATAAAAGAGATATTGCCGCATATAGGGATGAAATTTGTTGACCTTAAAGCAGCCTATTCTTTTTATAGTAATTATGCCCGGATGATAGGTTTTGGTGTTCGCATAGATCGGACAAACCTATCAAGGAAAAGGGAGCCAGATGGTTCAAGGCAGGTTCTATCAAAGAGGTTTGTATGTTATAAAGAAGGTTTTCGAAATGACAACCACAAGCGTTATAGGGGAAAAGAGGTGCGTCACCGGGCAGAGGTTAGAATTGGTTGTCCTGCGTTTATCGTGGTTAAAGCAGCCGCTGATGGTTGGGTAATTGATAAATTTGAACCCAATCATAATCACCCAATGATTTTTCCAGGCCAAACATTTAGGCTCCGATCACCCCAACATTTGATGGATAAAAGTTATAttagaagaaatgaaagaaagatgATTGCGGAGGATTGCCAAGCTGTTTTAACATATTTTGACTCCATGCAAGTCAGGGATCCCGGATTTATTTATTCCATCAAAATATCTGATGATGGAATGGTCAGTGGAATTTTTTGGGCTGATAGCATAGCGAGGTCTGCTTATGAAGTGTTTGGTGATGTTGTGGTGTTTGACACAACATACAAAACTAATAGGTATAAATGGCCATTTGGGCTGTTCACCGGGGTAAACCACAATGCTCAATCTGTTCTGTTTGGATGTGGTTTGGTTGCCAATGAAACAAAGGAGTCGTTTGAGTGGCTGTTCAAGGCGTGGATGAATGCAATGGGAGACAAGACACCTAAGGCCATTATTACTGATGAGTGCACCGGTATTATACCTGCAGTGGGCAGTGTTTTTCCCCAAACTGTACATCGCCTTTGCTCATGGAATGTTTCGAAGCATGCCCTAGAACACCTCGGTGCCCTATGGTACCAACACCCTGATTTTAAGAAGGATTGGAAGGAATGCATTTATCGTTCATGGACAAAGGAAGATTTTCTAGCTCGATGGGAAGCGATGATGATGAAATATAATTTGAAAAACCACTCATGGCTAAGTGATAAGTTTGCACAAAAGGAGTATTGGGTGCCTTGTTATTTGCGAGGCTCATTCTTTGCTGGATTGAGCTCAACACGGCGAAGTGAGGGGATGAACAGTTACTTTCAGGGGTATTTCAAGGACACTATGTCATTGTGCAGATTTGTCAAGCAATATGAAAGGGCTGTCACTAGGCGTAGAGAGAAGGAAGCTGATGCAGAGTTCAAAACGTTTCCCCAATTACCTCGATTGTCATCACAAAGTCCACTTGAAGAGCATGCAGGAAAGGTGTACACAAAGAGGGTGTTCGAGATTTTTAAGAAACATTTCAATGCAAGCCTTAGCTTATCTGCCCATGAGGAGTTGGCCAAAGGGCCAGTTCGGAAGTTTAAGGTGGGGCCTTTTAAGGTTCCAACTGAGCAGAGATGCATGGTGGAATACAACTCCTTGGAGGAAGAGGTGCATTGTAGTTGTCATATGTTTGAGTTCATGGGGTTAGTGTGTAAGCATATGTTGAAGGTTCTGCAGATGATTGATCGTGACAATATTCCCTCTAAATACATACTATTTAGGTGGACGAATGAAGCAAGGCCTGGGCTGCCAGTTGTTAATATTCCAGATATTGCCCCTACGACTATAACAAGAAGTTCAGTATCAGGCTTATCACATGCAATCAGGAATATGATGGCCATGGCGTGCTCATCCCCCGAATGTTGTGAAGTTGCTACGGGAACATTACATGGGTTGATTGAGAAGCTTGTCCCCATGGTGCAAAATGCTACCGGAGTTGGGGTCAGTGATTCCACTATAGGCACTCAAAAGTCCACTGTCGAATCATTGCCCGTAGCACATGAGCATTTGAAGACACTGCCTCCACCCGTGGATCCTGGCCTGCCGAGTCAAGTCCATCAGAAAAATCCAATGGAGCAATCCATAGAGAAGGGTAAGAGCAGGTGTAGTATATGTCGCGGCATTGGGCATAACAAGACAAAGTGTGAAGCAGTAAACAAAGAG ACAGGTGAACCTGGGTTGAAGAGGGGTTTGGCCGTGGATAAGGAGCCTTCTGAAACGTGTCATTTATTTATTAG GTTTTGA
- the LOC122667539 gene encoding protein FAR1-RELATED SEQUENCE 5-like isoform X1, which translates to MVSLASSVEMEEYDTVRSTWLYMETEDVYGSEELSDLEKAIEADAAELVPQLEDGGAETQQSATSEHLHSDDEGIEDAIDFGEENDQQPNSGSASKDASEAGTTCGSTDETEILPYVGMKFVDLKAAYAFYTNYARIKGFGVRIDRTHLSRKRESDGSRQVLSKRFVCYKEGFRNDNDKRQKGKEVRHRTEVRVGCPAFIVVKSSSDGWVVDKFEANHNHPMVFPGQTIKLLYFGEENDQQPNSDSASKDASEAGTSIGKVDIKEILPHIGMKFVDLKAAYSFYSNYARMIGFGVRIDRTNLSRKREPDGSRQVLSKRFVCYKEGFRNDNHKRYRGKEVRHRAEVRIGCPAFIVVKAAADGWVIDKFEPNHNHPMIFPGQTFRLRSPQHLMDKSYIRRNERKMIAEDCQAVLTYFDSMQVRDPGFIYSIKISDDGMVSGIFWADSIARSAYEVFGDVVVFDTTYKTNRYKWPFGLFTGVNHNAQSVLFGCGLVANETKESFEWLFKAWMNAMGDKTPKAIITDECTGIIPAVGSVFPQTVHRLCSWNVSKHALEHLGALWYQHPDFKKDWKECIYRSWTKEDFLARWEAMMMKYNLKNHSWLSDKFAQKEYWVPCYLRGSFFAGLSSTRRSEGMNSYFQGYFKDTMSLCRFVKQYERAVTRRREKEADAEFKTFPQLPRLSSQSPLEEHAGKVYTKRVFEIFKKHFNASLSLSAHEELAKGPVRKFKVGPFKVPTEQRCMVEYNSLEEEVHCSCHMFEFMGLVCKHMLKVLQMIDRDNIPSKYILFRWTNEARPGLPVVNIPDIAPTTITRSSVSGLSHAIRNMMAMACSSPECCEVATGTLHGLIEKLVPMVQNATGVGVSDSTIGTQKSTVESLPVAHEHLKTLPPPVDPGLPSQVHQKNPMEQSIEKGKSRCSICRGIGHNKTKCEAVNKETGEPGLKRGLAVDKEPSETCHLFIRFLRYGLRGMGPAAL; encoded by the exons ATGGTCTCTTTAGCTTCATCCGTAGAGATGGAGGAATATGACACGGTTAGGAGTACCTGGTTGTACATGGAAACAG AGGATGTATATGGTAGTGAAGAACTGTCAGATTTGGAGAAAGCAATTGAAGCTGATGCTGCGGAGTTGGTGCCTCAACTAGAAGATGGGGGCGCTGAGACACAACAATCTGCAACCTCTGAGCATTTGcatagtgatgatgagggtATAGAGGATGCGATTGATTTTGGAGAAGAGAATGACCAGCAGCCTAACAGTGGCAGTGCTTCTAAGGATGCAAGCGAAGCAGGAACAACCTGTGGAAGCACTGATGAAACAGAGATATTGCCTTATGTTGGGATGAAATTTGTTGACTTAAAAGCAGCCTATGCTTTCTACACTAATTATGCCAGGATAAAAGGTTTTGGTGTTCGTATAGATCGGACACATCTATCAAGGAAAAGGGAGTCAGATGGTTCAAGGCAGGTTCTGTCAAAGAGGTTTGTATGTTATAAAGAAGGTTTTCGAAATGACAACGACAAGCGACAAAAGGGGAAAGAGGTGCGTCACCGGACAGAGGTTAGAGTTGGTTGTCCTGCATTTATCGTGGTTAAATCATCTTCTGATGGTTGGGTAGTTGACAAATTTGAAGCAAATCACAATCACCCAATGGTTTTTCCAGGCCAAACAATCAAACTCCTATATTTTGGAGAAGAGAATGACCAGCAACCTAACAGTGACAGTGCTTCTAAGGATGCAAGCGAAGCAGGAACATCCATTGGGAAGGTTGATATAAAAGAGATATTGCCGCATATAGGGATGAAATTTGTTGACCTTAAAGCAGCCTATTCTTTTTATAGTAATTATGCCCGGATGATAGGTTTTGGTGTTCGCATAGATCGGACAAACCTATCAAGGAAAAGGGAGCCAGATGGTTCAAGGCAGGTTCTATCAAAGAGGTTTGTATGTTATAAAGAAGGTTTTCGAAATGACAACCACAAGCGTTATAGGGGAAAAGAGGTGCGTCACCGGGCAGAGGTTAGAATTGGTTGTCCTGCGTTTATCGTGGTTAAAGCAGCCGCTGATGGTTGGGTAATTGATAAATTTGAACCCAATCATAATCACCCAATGATTTTTCCAGGCCAAACATTTAGGCTCCGATCACCCCAACATTTGATGGATAAAAGTTATAttagaagaaatgaaagaaagatgATTGCGGAGGATTGCCAAGCTGTTTTAACATATTTTGACTCCATGCAAGTCAGGGATCCCGGATTTATTTATTCCATCAAAATATCTGATGATGGAATGGTCAGTGGAATTTTTTGGGCTGATAGCATAGCGAGGTCTGCTTATGAAGTGTTTGGTGATGTTGTGGTGTTTGACACAACATACAAAACTAATAGGTATAAATGGCCATTTGGGCTGTTCACCGGGGTAAACCACAATGCTCAATCTGTTCTGTTTGGATGTGGTTTGGTTGCCAATGAAACAAAGGAGTCGTTTGAGTGGCTGTTCAAGGCGTGGATGAATGCAATGGGAGACAAGACACCTAAGGCCATTATTACTGATGAGTGCACCGGTATTATACCTGCAGTGGGCAGTGTTTTTCCCCAAACTGTACATCGCCTTTGCTCATGGAATGTTTCGAAGCATGCCCTAGAACACCTCGGTGCCCTATGGTACCAACACCCTGATTTTAAGAAGGATTGGAAGGAATGCATTTATCGTTCATGGACAAAGGAAGATTTTCTAGCTCGATGGGAAGCGATGATGATGAAATATAATTTGAAAAACCACTCATGGCTAAGTGATAAGTTTGCACAAAAGGAGTATTGGGTGCCTTGTTATTTGCGAGGCTCATTCTTTGCTGGATTGAGCTCAACACGGCGAAGTGAGGGGATGAACAGTTACTTTCAGGGGTATTTCAAGGACACTATGTCATTGTGCAGATTTGTCAAGCAATATGAAAGGGCTGTCACTAGGCGTAGAGAGAAGGAAGCTGATGCAGAGTTCAAAACGTTTCCCCAATTACCTCGATTGTCATCACAAAGTCCACTTGAAGAGCATGCAGGAAAGGTGTACACAAAGAGGGTGTTCGAGATTTTTAAGAAACATTTCAATGCAAGCCTTAGCTTATCTGCCCATGAGGAGTTGGCCAAAGGGCCAGTTCGGAAGTTTAAGGTGGGGCCTTTTAAGGTTCCAACTGAGCAGAGATGCATGGTGGAATACAACTCCTTGGAGGAAGAGGTGCATTGTAGTTGTCATATGTTTGAGTTCATGGGGTTAGTGTGTAAGCATATGTTGAAGGTTCTGCAGATGATTGATCGTGACAATATTCCCTCTAAATACATACTATTTAGGTGGACGAATGAAGCAAGGCCTGGGCTGCCAGTTGTTAATATTCCAGATATTGCCCCTACGACTATAACAAGAAGTTCAGTATCAGGCTTATCACATGCAATCAGGAATATGATGGCCATGGCGTGCTCATCCCCCGAATGTTGTGAAGTTGCTACGGGAACATTACATGGGTTGATTGAGAAGCTTGTCCCCATGGTGCAAAATGCTACCGGAGTTGGGGTCAGTGATTCCACTATAGGCACTCAAAAGTCCACTGTCGAATCATTGCCCGTAGCACATGAGCATTTGAAGACACTGCCTCCACCCGTGGATCCTGGCCTGCCGAGTCAAGTCCATCAGAAAAATCCAATGGAGCAATCCATAGAGAAGGGTAAGAGCAGGTGTAGTATATGTCGCGGCATTGGGCATAACAAGACAAAGTGTGAAGCAGTAAACAAAGAG ACAGGTGAACCTGGGTTGAAGAGGGGTTTGGCCGTGGATAAGGAGCCTTCTGAAACGTGTCATTTATTTATTAGGT TTTTGAGATATGGTCTGAGAGGTATGGGGCCTGCTGCCCTATGA
- the LOC122667539 gene encoding protein FAR1-RELATED SEQUENCE 7-like isoform X3, whose amino-acid sequence MVSLASSVEMEEYDTVRSTWLYMETEDVYGSEELSDLEKAIEADAAELVPQLEDGGAETQQSATSEHLHSDDEGIEDAIDFGEENDQQPNSGSASKDASEAGTTCGSTDETEILPYVGMKFVDLKAAYAFYTNYARIKGFGVRIDRTHLSRKRESDGSRQVLSKRFVCYKEGFRNDNDKRQKGKEVRHRTEVRVGCPAFIVVKSSSDGWVVDKFEANHNHPMVFPGQTFRLRSPQHLMDKSYIRRNERKMIAEDCQAVLTYFDSMQVRDPGFIYSIKISDDGMVSGIFWADSIARSAYEVFGDVVVFDTTYKTNRYKWPFGLFTGVNHNAQSVLFGCGLVANETKESFEWLFKAWMNAMGDKTPKAIITDECTGIIPAVGSVFPQTVHRLCSWNVSKHALEHLGALWYQHPDFKKDWKECIYRSWTKEDFLARWEAMMMKYNLKNHSWLSDKFAQKEYWVPCYLRGSFFAGLSSTRRSEGMNSYFQGYFKDTMSLCRFVKQYERAVTRRREKEADAEFKTFPQLPRLSSQSPLEEHAGKVYTKRVFEIFKKHFNASLSLSAHEELAKGPVRKFKVGPFKVPTEQRCMVEYNSLEEEVHCSCHMFEFMGLVCKHMLKVLQMIDRDNIPSKYILFRWTNEARPGLPVVNIPDIAPTTITRSSVSGLSHAIRNMMAMACSSPECCEVATGTLHGLIEKLVPMVQNATGVGVSDSTIGTQKSTVESLPVAHEHLKTLPPPVDPGLPSQVHQKNPMEQSIEKGKSRCSICRGIGHNKTKCEAVNKETGEPGLKRGLAVDKEPSETCHLFIRFLRYGLRGMGPAAL is encoded by the exons ATGGTCTCTTTAGCTTCATCCGTAGAGATGGAGGAATATGACACGGTTAGGAGTACCTGGTTGTACATGGAAACAG AGGATGTATATGGTAGTGAAGAACTGTCAGATTTGGAGAAAGCAATTGAAGCTGATGCTGCGGAGTTGGTGCCTCAACTAGAAGATGGGGGCGCTGAGACACAACAATCTGCAACCTCTGAGCATTTGcatagtgatgatgagggtATAGAGGATGCGATTGATTTTGGAGAAGAGAATGACCAGCAGCCTAACAGTGGCAGTGCTTCTAAGGATGCAAGCGAAGCAGGAACAACCTGTGGAAGCACTGATGAAACAGAGATATTGCCTTATGTTGGGATGAAATTTGTTGACTTAAAAGCAGCCTATGCTTTCTACACTAATTATGCCAGGATAAAAGGTTTTGGTGTTCGTATAGATCGGACACATCTATCAAGGAAAAGGGAGTCAGATGGTTCAAGGCAGGTTCTGTCAAAGAGGTTTGTATGTTATAAAGAAGGTTTTCGAAATGACAACGACAAGCGACAAAAGGGGAAAGAGGTGCGTCACCGGACAGAGGTTAGAGTTGGTTGTCCTGCATTTATCGTGGTTAAATCATCTTCTGATGGTTGGGTAGTTGACAAATTTGAAGCAAATCACAATCACCCAATGGTTTTTCCAG GCCAAACATTTAGGCTCCGATCACCCCAACATTTGATGGATAAAAGTTATAttagaagaaatgaaagaaagatgATTGCGGAGGATTGCCAAGCTGTTTTAACATATTTTGACTCCATGCAAGTCAGGGATCCCGGATTTATTTATTCCATCAAAATATCTGATGATGGAATGGTCAGTGGAATTTTTTGGGCTGATAGCATAGCGAGGTCTGCTTATGAAGTGTTTGGTGATGTTGTGGTGTTTGACACAACATACAAAACTAATAGGTATAAATGGCCATTTGGGCTGTTCACCGGGGTAAACCACAATGCTCAATCTGTTCTGTTTGGATGTGGTTTGGTTGCCAATGAAACAAAGGAGTCGTTTGAGTGGCTGTTCAAGGCGTGGATGAATGCAATGGGAGACAAGACACCTAAGGCCATTATTACTGATGAGTGCACCGGTATTATACCTGCAGTGGGCAGTGTTTTTCCCCAAACTGTACATCGCCTTTGCTCATGGAATGTTTCGAAGCATGCCCTAGAACACCTCGGTGCCCTATGGTACCAACACCCTGATTTTAAGAAGGATTGGAAGGAATGCATTTATCGTTCATGGACAAAGGAAGATTTTCTAGCTCGATGGGAAGCGATGATGATGAAATATAATTTGAAAAACCACTCATGGCTAAGTGATAAGTTTGCACAAAAGGAGTATTGGGTGCCTTGTTATTTGCGAGGCTCATTCTTTGCTGGATTGAGCTCAACACGGCGAAGTGAGGGGATGAACAGTTACTTTCAGGGGTATTTCAAGGACACTATGTCATTGTGCAGATTTGTCAAGCAATATGAAAGGGCTGTCACTAGGCGTAGAGAGAAGGAAGCTGATGCAGAGTTCAAAACGTTTCCCCAATTACCTCGATTGTCATCACAAAGTCCACTTGAAGAGCATGCAGGAAAGGTGTACACAAAGAGGGTGTTCGAGATTTTTAAGAAACATTTCAATGCAAGCCTTAGCTTATCTGCCCATGAGGAGTTGGCCAAAGGGCCAGTTCGGAAGTTTAAGGTGGGGCCTTTTAAGGTTCCAACTGAGCAGAGATGCATGGTGGAATACAACTCCTTGGAGGAAGAGGTGCATTGTAGTTGTCATATGTTTGAGTTCATGGGGTTAGTGTGTAAGCATATGTTGAAGGTTCTGCAGATGATTGATCGTGACAATATTCCCTCTAAATACATACTATTTAGGTGGACGAATGAAGCAAGGCCTGGGCTGCCAGTTGTTAATATTCCAGATATTGCCCCTACGACTATAACAAGAAGTTCAGTATCAGGCTTATCACATGCAATCAGGAATATGATGGCCATGGCGTGCTCATCCCCCGAATGTTGTGAAGTTGCTACGGGAACATTACATGGGTTGATTGAGAAGCTTGTCCCCATGGTGCAAAATGCTACCGGAGTTGGGGTCAGTGATTCCACTATAGGCACTCAAAAGTCCACTGTCGAATCATTGCCCGTAGCACATGAGCATTTGAAGACACTGCCTCCACCCGTGGATCCTGGCCTGCCGAGTCAAGTCCATCAGAAAAATCCAATGGAGCAATCCATAGAGAAGGGTAAGAGCAGGTGTAGTATATGTCGCGGCATTGGGCATAACAAGACAAAGTGTGAAGCAGTAAACAAAGAG ACAGGTGAACCTGGGTTGAAGAGGGGTTTGGCCGTGGATAAGGAGCCTTCTGAAACGTGTCATTTATTTATTAGGT TTTTGAGATATGGTCTGAGAGGTATGGGGCCTGCTGCCCTATGA